In Rhodopirellula sp. P2, the DNA window GCCATCGGGTTCGGCTCGCAGTTTCGGATCACGACAGGCGGTGTAGCGGGTCGCGAAGACCTGGCCCGTTTCATCTTGAAGTCGACGGTTGGAAGCAATCTTTTTGACCTCTGCGGTTCCCCAACCTGCGTGAGTGACTTCTTTGGCACTGGCGATGCCCTCGGTGACCGCGTCGGTCAAACGGTTCAAAACTTCTCGGGCGAGCGAACTGTCGTAGGGTCCCAGGTCCGATTTGCCGGTGTCGTTGACGAGTTGTTCCGCGGAAAAATCACAGCGAGGTGCGTCGTGTTGATGCAAGGTGTGCACGGCGACTCGTTCGGGCGTCGTCCCGGCGGCTTTGGCCAGCCGGCTTCGGAATTGATCGTGCCCTTCGTTTCCAATTCCGATCCAATCAACGGCACACAGCACGATCGGGGCATCCGCGCCGAGAATCACGATGCCGCGAGCCCGGAGCGTCATTTCTTCAACTCGTTTGACACGGTCGTACGCCATCATGGATCCGACCGGCGGCGTCGCGTCGACGTCAAATGTTGCCAATCGAATGTGATGAGGCTGGGGCTCCGACTCCGCCGTTTCTGTTTGGGCCAGGAGACTGTTGGGGATAACGATCGAGCCGACCAAGCACACAGTCAACAAGAAGGGAGCAAGTGGCTGGAACAGAAAACGAGACATCATGGTGGGGCTCCGGGCGAGTTACCAAGCACACGAAAAAAGACCAATGATGCTGGCGGTATGGTGGGCATCGCAGGAGATCTCATTCCAAGATCCTCGATGCAATGACGTTGCCATACCGTGCCAACGTGGTTGTGTCCATTCGAGATGGATGGCGATCAGGGGGGAGTTGTTGGTGGGAGTATCCGCTCGAGTGCGTCTTGCTGAGTTGATCAAGCGGACTGGCAATATGGTAGCAGATTGAAACCATGGTGATGGGTTGAGGAGGGCGATGGATGGCAGAGTCTCCCAACGTGACCTTTTGAGGCTCATCCGACTAAAGCGTACTTTGCTTGATGGAGCGAGTAGAGAAGTAGTTCGAAGTATTCGCGATCACGAATGCCGTAGGATTGTCGTTGGACCGTTTTAATTGGCTCATCCGACGGAAGGGTGCGCCCGAGGTTTTCAAGGCATGAGTTGGCGACGAAGTTGCCTCGATACCACCTGAGCGGCCAAACATCCTGTTGATCCTTTGTGATGATTTGGGGTACGCGGATGTGGGTTTCAACGCGGCGCACTTTGGCGTGCAGACCGATGTTGTGACTCCCCATCTGGACCAATTATGCAGGTCGGCTGGAATGATCGGGCACAACCATGTGAGCCGTTTGGGCGTTCGCCTGGCCTGCGCGTGAAAACCGTGGCTAACGCCAACGGCTCACATACCCGATGACACCTGCGTACCTGCTTAGCAACGCGTGAACAACAAGTGACGATGTTAGCGGTGTGGCGCAAGCCGCCCGGTGAGGAACCGGAGGGCTCGCGCCCTTCCGCTACGTCACTTGTTGTTCACGTGGTCCTTAGCGAACGAGGGGGTGATGTTCACTCAGGCGTATGTGTCGCATCCATGTTGTGGTCCGACCCGGATGGCATTGCTGTCGGGACGGATGCCACATTGTTTTGGTGGGCAGAAGAGCTGGATCGAGAATGGAATGCCGAAGTTCGAGCAGACGTTCCAATTGCGTTGATGACTCGGGAGACGTGCAAGCCAACGATTCAGCGAGGCTGGTGAGCCTGGTTCACTTCACCAGTGGCTGCTGCATGCCTTGTTGGCTGATGCATGCAATGGTGCCCGATCGAGGTGATGGCACAAAAAGGGACGGCCCGATTGCCGCCCCGAAGAACAGTTGAATGACAACTGTTCTGCTTTGATGTTGGAACTCAAATCAACGTTCGGAGAACGCGATCAGATGAGTTTGGTTTTGCCTGGGATGGCGAAGCTTGGCTCGGGACGACTGCCGTCCCACTGCAGGTCTTTGGGGAACAGATCCAGTTCCGATTCGTTGGCCACAAAGTCCCAAGTGACTTTCTTGCCGGTGTAGGCTGCCATCCGGCCCATGACAGCGGTCAGGGAACTTTTCGCGGTTTCGAGCAATTCGACAATGGGTTCACCGGACCGAATGGAGTCGATCAAGTCCTTGTGTTCTTGACGGTAGGCGTCCGCGATGCTGCCTTCCAGTTTCAAGGTTTCTTTGCCGCTGCGATCCAGGAAGGTCGACCCGCTGCTTCCGGCACCGATGACGGCGAAGCCCTTGGTTCCGCGAACGGTGCTGCCGTTCTCGGCGGTGGTGCCAGGGATTTGGCGACACATGAACGAGACGGGGCGATCGTCTGTGTACAGATAGTCGATGCACATGCTGTCCCACATTTCGCTGTCGTCGGGACGAGTGAAGCGACCGCCCGAACCGTAGGCACTGACGGGCGGGCCTTGCATGACCCAGTTCATCAGGTCGATGTTGTGGACGGCTTGCTCGGCGATTTGGTCGCCGGACAACCAGATGAAGTGCATCCAGTTGTTGAGTTGGTACTGGGTGTCGCTGACGTCTTTGCCGCGGTTTTTGTACCAGATGCCGTTGCTGCAATAGCGGGAGGTCATGCCGATCACGTCGCCGATTTCACCGTCATGGATTCGTTTGACCGCTTCCATGTAGTTGCTTTGGCGACGGTACTGGGTGCCGGTGACGATTGCCGTGCCATTCTTCTTGGCTTCTTCGTGAGCAGCCACACAGATTCGGTAGCCCGCGGGATCGACGCAGGATGGTTTTTCAGCGAAGACGTGTTTGCCAGCTTTGACTGCTTCGGCGATATGAAAAGGACGGAAGGCAGGCGAGGTCGTCAAGAAAACGACTTCCACATCGGGGTCGGCCAAGACCTTCTTGTAGGCGTCCAGCCCGGAATAGATGCGGTCGTCGGCGACGTTGATCTTGTCAGCGTGTCGACGTTTCATTCCTGTGCGGAGACGTTCCGCGTTGCCTTGGTCCAAGTCGGCGATCGCGACCAATTCGATGTTGTCATTGATCGTGAGCGAATCGTTGACCGCTCCGGTGCCACGTCCGCCAGCACCAACGATTCCGATTTTGATTTTGCGATTGGGGTCGGTGGACGCGGCTTGAGTGTGAACCATTTGATTGGCGCCAACGGTTGCCGCCAGGGCAGCGGTGGCGGTCGCACCGCGACGCAGGACATCGCGGCGACTGGTGGTCTGACGATCAGAAGTGGTGCGGTTCAGCTTGTCGTTCATATCAGGCTCACTTGGAAATTGTCAAAGGAACAATCGCGGCATCACGATTGGGAAGGACAGAAACAGGCAGGTGGGATTGCGTCAGAGCAAGTGTCTGGCGGGCGGGAACAATGCGAGGGACTCAGGTGGAAGGGAAAATGGACGAGGCCACTGATCTTCTGGGGAGCAAATCAAGCGGTTCTCGTGACCTCGTCCATCCCATTCGCTTCGCCCGAAAAACGGGCTTCACGAAGTTTAGTTTGAAACGGTCGGCAGTTCTTAAAAACGTCAGTTACTGACCGTTTCTTGGCTTTGCAGTTCGATTGTCTTGCCGGTTCGGAAGGACTCATCCGCCGCCGCGACAATTTTCATCGAGTTGACCGCATCCTGGAGGTGGGCCGTTAAGTCGTTGTCTTGTTGAATTGCATCCAAGAAGAACTGCTGTTCGCGATGGCAGAGTCCATCGTGGTCGGGTTCATCTTCCAGATGGATCCATTCGTCGTCGCGGGCGAAGTTGCCCTCGGCGTTGAGTTTGCCGTGGTGCAAGCGGATCGATTCAGTTTTGGTGTGAGCGTCCACGTTGTCGCTCTGTCCCGTTGACGAGGCGGATTCCGCAACGATGGAAACGGATCCCTTTGGACCCACCACGTCTTTCACAAAGAATGCTGTTTCGCTCATCATCGGGCCCCAACCGGCTTCGTACCAACCGACCGAACCGTCTTCAAAAGTGACTTGCAATTGGCCGTAGTTGACCATTCCTTCGGGAAGTTCGTCGGTCAAACGGGCACCAATTCCGGAAACACGGATCGGCCGCGAACCGGTCATTTGGCACATCACATCGACGTAGTGCACGCCGCAGTCCACGATCGGCGAAACCGTGGACATCAACCGCTTGTGAGTTTCCCAGGTCGCACCCGAGGAAGACTGGTTGAGGTTCATCCGCATCACCAAGGGCTTGCCCAAGGTGTGAGCGATTTCGATGAAGCGGTTCCAGCTTGGATGATGTCGCAGGATGTATCCGACCACCACTTTGCGGTTGGTTGCCAAGGCAGACGCCACAATGGATTCGGCGGCTTCGACTGAGTCCGCAAGCGGTTTCTCAACAAAGACGTGGCAACCGGCTTCCAAGGCAGTCGTCACGAAGCGAGCGTGCGTGTCGGGCCAAGTGGATACACAAACCGCATCTGGCTGGGTCGCCTGCAAGGCTTCGTCGAAGTCTTGGTAGGTGGGGTAGTCGCTGCCAAGTTCTTCGTTCAGTTTGGCGCCGGATTCTTTGGAACGGGTGCAAATCCCGACGATCTCGAATCCGTCGATGGCTTGGTAGGCCAACGCATGGGATCGTCCCATGTTGCCGGCGCCCACGCACAGAATCCGGACGCGTGGTGAGGAGGAGGTTTGTTCGGACGCACTCATTGCGTGGGTTCTCCAAATGTGGATGGTGACAAGCATTTCGCAGCGGCGTCGTCAAGCAAATATTGGACGTCGCGGTGCGACTGCAAGAAGGAGGCTGGGATCGAGGATGTCATTGGTCCCTCGATGGCACGCTGGACAATGTCGGCTTTGTGTTCGCCGAATGCGAGCAATCGAATGCGATGAGATTGCAGTATCGAGTCGACCCCCATGGTGATCGCGAGCAGTGGCACGTGGTCCATCCCACCAAAATCTTTGACCGCATCCAATCGCGTGAGGTCGTCGAGTTTGACCAACCGTGTGCGTGTGTCTTGGGTTGCGCCCGGTTCGTTGAAACCGATGTGCCCGGTGCGTCCAATCCCTAGCAGTTGAAGATCAATGCCGCCGGTCGCTGCGATCAATTCATCGTAGTCGCGGCAATACCCCGGAACGGTTTCCAACTCAATGGTGCCGTTGGGAATGTGAACGTTGGAGCGAACAATGTCGACATGATCAAACAGCTGTTCGTTCATGAACCGAACGTAGCTTTGGGGGGCATCGGGGGTGATCGGAAAGTATTCGTCCAGGTTGAACGTGATCACGTTGTGGAAGGACAGGCCCTCTTCGCGGTGCATTCGCACCAATTCTCGATAGACACGAATCGGAGTTGATCCGGTCGCCAAGCCCAAAATGCAGTTTCGATTTTCCGCAGCACGCTGGCGGATCAACGCTCCGATCTCTCTGGCAATGCGTTTGCTGGCGACGCTGGCGTCCGCCAACTTCAGAACAGACAGTCCCGGTGTTGAGTTCGTCGAACGATTGAGTGGCGACGGGCTTTCCAAGGTACTGCTCATGAGTGGGACGCATGCATTGCGGTGTCGGGCGAACGGGAGGAATGTTGGTTCGGGAAAAGTGCTGCCAGCACGTCGTCACCGGGATGGCCATGGCCACGATGCTGCACAAAGGCTTCTGCCGCATGCGTTC includes these proteins:
- a CDS encoding Gfo/Idh/MocA family protein; amino-acid sequence: MNDKLNRTTSDRQTTSRRDVLRRGATATAALAATVGANQMVHTQAASTDPNRKIKIGIVGAGGRGTGAVNDSLTINDNIELVAIADLDQGNAERLRTGMKRRHADKINVADDRIYSGLDAYKKVLADPDVEVVFLTTSPAFRPFHIAEAVKAGKHVFAEKPSCVDPAGYRICVAAHEEAKKNGTAIVTGTQYRRQSNYMEAVKRIHDGEIGDVIGMTSRYCSNGIWYKNRGKDVSDTQYQLNNWMHFIWLSGDQIAEQAVHNIDLMNWVMQGPPVSAYGSGGRFTRPDDSEMWDSMCIDYLYTDDRPVSFMCRQIPGTTAENGSTVRGTKGFAVIGAGSSGSTFLDRSGKETLKLEGSIADAYRQEHKDLIDSIRSGEPIVELLETAKSSLTAVMGRMAAYTGKKVTWDFVANESELDLFPKDLQWDGSRPEPSFAIPGKTKLI
- a CDS encoding Gfo/Idh/MocA family protein, which gives rise to MSASEQTSSSPRVRILCVGAGNMGRSHALAYQAIDGFEIVGICTRSKESGAKLNEELGSDYPTYQDFDEALQATQPDAVCVSTWPDTHARFVTTALEAGCHVFVEKPLADSVEAAESIVASALATNRKVVVGYILRHHPSWNRFIEIAHTLGKPLVMRMNLNQSSSGATWETHKRLMSTVSPIVDCGVHYVDVMCQMTGSRPIRVSGIGARLTDELPEGMVNYGQLQVTFEDGSVGWYEAGWGPMMSETAFFVKDVVGPKGSVSIVAESASSTGQSDNVDAHTKTESIRLHHGKLNAEGNFARDDEWIHLEDEPDHDGLCHREQQFFLDAIQQDNDLTAHLQDAVNSMKIVAAADESFRTGKTIELQSQETVSN
- a CDS encoding sulfatase-like hydrolase/transferase, with protein sequence MRNRRARALPLRHLLFTWSLANEGVMFTQAYVSHPCCGPTRMALLSGRMPHCFGGQKSWIENGMPKFEQTFQLR
- the nagB gene encoding glucosamine-6-phosphate deaminase, whose protein sequence is MSSTLESPSPLNRSTNSTPGLSVLKLADASVASKRIAREIGALIRQRAAENRNCILGLATGSTPIRVYRELVRMHREEGLSFHNVITFNLDEYFPITPDAPQSYVRFMNEQLFDHVDIVRSNVHIPNGTIELETVPGYCRDYDELIAATGGIDLQLLGIGRTGHIGFNEPGATQDTRTRLVKLDDLTRLDAVKDFGGMDHVPLLAITMGVDSILQSHRIRLLAFGEHKADIVQRAIEGPMTSSIPASFLQSHRDVQYLLDDAAAKCLSPSTFGEPTQ